The following coding sequences are from one Calothrix sp. PCC 6303 window:
- a CDS encoding ParA family protein, which yields MSKTRIIALFNQSGGVAKTTLTHNLGYHLAANKRRVLLVDMDPQASLTNFLGIDPETQEKTIYNAIIDEEALFIYPEKIHGMQLAPTNINLSAAELLLPAATAREYRLAEALTPIKDNYDFILIDCPPSLGILSIVSLTAATHLLVPIQCQFKSFLGTDLLLDTVARVKKKLNKNLQIAGFIPTMLDSRTAQETRTLAAVQEQLSQVATIYPAIPKSIAFADASERRIPLAMYDKNHAAVKVMKKIAKELEKLEVKP from the coding sequence GTGAGCAAAACCCGCATCATTGCCTTATTTAACCAATCCGGGGGCGTTGCCAAGACCACTCTAACCCACAACCTGGGCTATCACCTTGCTGCCAACAAACGCCGAGTCCTACTAGTTGATATGGACCCGCAGGCAAGCCTTACCAATTTCTTAGGCATAGACCCCGAAACCCAAGAAAAAACCATCTACAACGCCATCATTGACGAGGAAGCATTATTTATTTACCCCGAAAAAATCCACGGAATGCAGCTTGCACCTACTAATATCAACCTCAGTGCTGCCGAACTCCTACTACCAGCCGCAACTGCTAGGGAATATCGTCTCGCTGAAGCGCTTACACCCATAAAGGATAATTACGACTTTATTCTGATCGACTGTCCCCCATCACTTGGTATTTTGAGTATCGTTAGTTTAACTGCTGCCACACATTTGCTTGTACCCATCCAATGTCAGTTTAAATCCTTCCTCGGTACTGACCTACTATTGGATACCGTCGCCCGTGTTAAGAAAAAACTCAACAAAAATCTCCAAATCGCTGGGTTTATTCCTACGATGTTAGATAGCCGTACAGCACAGGAAACCCGTACCCTTGCTGCGGTACAGGAACAACTTTCCCAAGTAGCGACTATATACCCTGCCATCCCCAAATCCATCGCTTTTGCCGATGCATCCGAGCGCAGAATACCACTTGCTATGTATGATAAAAACCACGCAGCTGTCAAAGTGATGAAAAAAATAGCTAAAGAATTAGAAAAACTTGAAGTAAAACCGTAA
- a CDS encoding recombinase family protein, whose amino-acid sequence MLIGYARVSTEDQNLDLQMDALRQAGCEKVYTDHISGAKAARPGLLLAFEVARTGDVLVVWRLDRLGRSLKDLIETMETLDKRGIGLSSLQESITTTSGSGRLIFHLFGALAEFERNLISERTTAGLMAARKRGHRGGRPKALDPAKRQLAVKLYTERQHTIIEICKLMGISKPTLYNYVAEIETEHVT is encoded by the coding sequence ATGTTGATCGGCTATGCGCGAGTTTCAACTGAAGACCAAAATTTGGATCTGCAAATGGATGCTTTGCGGCAAGCTGGCTGTGAGAAAGTTTACACAGACCATATCAGTGGCGCAAAAGCCGCAAGACCTGGACTTTTATTAGCGTTTGAGGTAGCGCGGACTGGTGATGTCTTGGTGGTATGGCGACTTGACCGCTTAGGAAGGTCGCTCAAAGACTTGATTGAAACGATGGAAACCTTAGATAAACGAGGGATTGGGCTTTCTAGCTTGCAAGAATCCATTACCACTACTTCGGGCAGCGGTAGGTTGATTTTCCATTTGTTCGGTGCATTGGCTGAATTTGAGCGCAACCTAATCTCGGAACGCACAACTGCTGGACTTATGGCAGCGCGTAAGCGCGGTCACAGGGGAGGTAGACCAAAAGCCCTTGACCCAGCTAAACGTCAATTAGCAGTAAAACTGTATACCGAAAGACAACACACCATTATTGAAATATGTAAGTTGATGGGAATCTCCAAACCAACGCTCTACAACTATGTTGCAGAGATAGAAACTGAACATGTTACATAA
- a CDS encoding DDE-type integrase/transposase/recombinase, which produces MPTEALINLRHRLDGLPSRCQERRILIEETAALYGVSTDTLYRALRNSSRPKSINRSDSGTPRKLSMTEMERYCEVIAAMKIRTSNKKGRHISTVRAIELLEEFGMETPDGFVQPPKGALTRSTVNYYLKTWGYDTERMTRQPPAVRFQANHSNECWHFDLSPSDLKHVKQPSWVESGKGNPLLMLYSIVDDRSGVCYQEYHCVYGENVEAALRFLFNAMTLKTTDGFPFHGIPEMIYTDNGPIAKSHVFQNVMDCLKIKLVTHMPAGKDGRRVTARSKGKVERPFRTVKEAHETLYHFHEPESDVEANLWLRQYLLHYNDKPHRLEPHSRMEDWLRNTPKSPLREMCSWERFCTYAREPQRRKVGTDARVSVEGVAYEVEPDLAGETVVLWWGLFDNELYVEFNDQRYGPFYPVDGPIPLHRYRKFKKTKTEERADKIADLAKKLGLPRTALDKNADLQFLVDKYKELTPTVTPFNDPDPYQEFTYPTVLLAKLAISDYLAKPLAKLSTEQLAFIDTLLAETLIKKVIIERVRLYFHSNKGGEQNAY; this is translated from the coding sequence ATCCCGACAGAGGCACTCATCAATTTACGCCACCGCCTCGATGGTTTGCCTAGTCGTTGCCAAGAGCGTCGAATTCTCATTGAAGAAACAGCAGCACTGTATGGTGTGTCAACCGATACCTTGTATCGGGCTTTGCGTAACTCATCACGCCCAAAATCTATAAATCGCTCAGATAGCGGGACACCCAGAAAACTTTCCATGACTGAAATGGAACGTTACTGCGAGGTCATTGCAGCGATGAAAATCCGTACCAGTAATAAAAAAGGGCGACATATCTCCACAGTCCGGGCAATTGAACTGTTGGAAGAATTTGGAATGGAAACACCTGATGGTTTTGTCCAACCGCCCAAAGGCGCGTTAACTAGAAGCACTGTCAATTATTACTTGAAAACCTGGGGGTATGACACTGAACGTATGACCAGGCAACCTCCTGCGGTACGTTTTCAGGCGAATCACAGCAATGAATGTTGGCATTTCGACCTCAGCCCATCCGACCTTAAGCACGTAAAACAGCCATCATGGGTGGAATCGGGTAAGGGCAATCCACTACTGATGCTGTATAGCATTGTCGATGACCGTAGTGGCGTATGTTACCAGGAATATCACTGTGTTTATGGGGAGAATGTGGAAGCTGCATTACGCTTCTTATTTAATGCGATGACGTTGAAAACAACCGATGGATTTCCCTTTCATGGGATTCCAGAGATGATTTACACCGACAATGGACCAATTGCTAAAAGCCATGTATTCCAAAATGTGATGGATTGCTTGAAAATCAAGCTGGTCACGCATATGCCTGCGGGCAAAGATGGTCGCAGGGTAACAGCTCGCTCCAAGGGTAAAGTGGAAAGACCTTTTCGGACGGTTAAAGAAGCTCACGAAACTCTGTATCACTTTCACGAACCGGAAAGCGACGTTGAAGCTAACTTGTGGTTGCGTCAGTATTTATTGCATTACAACGATAAACCACACCGACTTGAACCACATTCGCGGATGGAAGATTGGTTGCGAAATACGCCCAAGTCTCCCCTACGCGAGATGTGCAGTTGGGAGCGCTTTTGTACCTATGCCCGCGAGCCACAACGGAGGAAAGTGGGAACCGATGCTAGGGTATCCGTAGAGGGCGTGGCTTACGAGGTAGAACCTGACTTGGCAGGGGAAACTGTTGTGCTGTGGTGGGGTTTATTTGATAACGAATTGTACGTAGAGTTTAACGACCAACGCTATGGACCATTTTACCCAGTTGATGGTCCCATTCCCCTACACCGCTACCGTAAATTCAAAAAAACTAAAACCGAAGAACGGGCAGATAAAATTGCCGATTTAGCTAAAAAGTTGGGCTTGCCACGAACAGCTTTAGACAAAAATGCGGACTTACAATTTCTAGTAGATAAGTACAAGGAACTTACGCCAACTGTCACACCTTTTAATGACCCCGACCCATACCAAGAATTTACTTATCCCACTGTATTGCTGGCTAAACTGGCGATTTCCGATTATCTCGCCAAACCGTTGGCTAAATTATCCACCGAACAGTTGGCGTTTATTGATACGTTGCTAGCTGAGACTTTAATTAAAAAAGTGATTATTGAAAGAGTGCGTTTGTATTTCCACTCAAATAAGGGAGGAGAACAAAATGCTTACTGA
- a CDS encoding ISKra4-like element ISCasp2 family transposase, with amino-acid sequence MKQMHPCLSKDKNGNKYGRMQASRSNPGMFWEEARELFEEIVGWLDSDSICGLEHGEIESKLLDNGYELLRRLLQGYFDKRSQDETDSEWVGKDQAKRTHKKKLSRKLTTIFGTVIANRIGYGGRKINTLFPLDAELNLPAEQYSHGLRQRVAVEVARSGFRETVDIIEKTTAAKIGKRQAEELAYQSAVDFDDFYTYQQAEAVQVEEIGEIVVISADGKGVIVSHSTRAVPSVEVAVRTEDLRPQTQKRAQASSKKLDKRLTKGEKANAKRMATVASVYTINPFVRTVEQIVNPSDEDKKIKRPKPIGKRVWASVAKEPEVVIKEAFDEALHRDPDRQKRFCALVDGNKQQLSLMKKFAKKHHLELTIVLDIIHVIEYLWKAAFVFYSSTDKQAEAWVTKRLKSILEGKSSDVASGMRTSATKRKLTPQERKPVDNCARYLLNNREYLKYHDYLKAGLPIATGVIEGACRHLIKDRMDITGARWSLAGAEAVLRLRSLYISGDWDKYWRFHLHQEHKRNHLALYQGAIPLMKRVAKARCPITPSPLPIPV; translated from the coding sequence ATGAAACAGATGCATCCTTGCTTGTCAAAAGATAAAAACGGGAATAAGTACGGACGTATGCAAGCATCTAGATCAAATCCAGGGATGTTTTGGGAAGAAGCACGAGAACTATTTGAAGAAATAGTTGGTTGGCTGGACTCAGATAGTATTTGTGGGTTGGAGCATGGAGAAATAGAAAGTAAGTTGCTTGATAATGGATATGAACTACTTAGAAGGCTGTTACAAGGATACTTTGATAAGCGTAGCCAAGACGAAACGGATTCTGAGTGGGTAGGAAAAGACCAAGCCAAGCGAACGCACAAGAAAAAATTGTCAAGGAAATTAACAACAATATTTGGCACAGTAATCGCAAACCGAATCGGTTACGGAGGTAGAAAGATAAACACCCTATTTCCATTAGATGCAGAGCTAAACCTACCAGCAGAACAATATTCTCACGGATTAAGACAACGAGTAGCAGTGGAAGTAGCTCGTTCAGGATTTAGGGAAACAGTGGATATTATCGAAAAAACAACAGCAGCCAAAATTGGTAAACGGCAAGCAGAAGAACTAGCGTACCAGAGCGCTGTCGATTTTGATGATTTCTACACATATCAACAGGCAGAAGCGGTACAAGTTGAGGAAATAGGAGAAATTGTTGTAATCAGTGCAGATGGGAAAGGTGTGATTGTGAGCCACTCGACACGGGCTGTGCCCAGTGTCGAAGTGGCGGTGCGTACAGAGGATTTACGTCCCCAAACCCAAAAACGAGCGCAAGCTTCCAGCAAGAAGTTAGATAAGCGTTTAACCAAAGGAGAAAAGGCCAATGCCAAACGAATGGCAACGGTAGCTTCAGTTTACACAATCAACCCGTTTGTTCGTACAGTTGAGCAAATAGTTAACCCATCCGATGAGGATAAGAAAATAAAGCGTCCTAAACCTATTGGGAAAAGGGTTTGGGCTTCTGTTGCCAAGGAACCAGAAGTCGTCATTAAAGAGGCTTTCGATGAGGCATTGCATCGTGATCCAGATCGGCAAAAACGCTTTTGTGCCTTGGTCGATGGTAATAAGCAACAATTATCGTTGATGAAGAAATTTGCCAAAAAACATCACCTCGAACTGACTATTGTCCTGGATATTATCCATGTGATTGAGTATTTGTGGAAAGCAGCATTTGTATTTTATTCCAGTACGGATAAACAAGCCGAAGCCTGGGTTACGAAACGTTTGAAGTCTATCCTTGAGGGGAAATCCAGTGATGTTGCTTCTGGGATGCGAACAAGCGCGACAAAACGTAAACTCACACCCCAAGAACGCAAACCTGTGGATAACTGTGCCAGATATTTGCTCAACAACCGCGAATATCTCAAATACCATGATTATTTAAAAGCTGGGTTGCCAATTGCTACCGGAGTTATCGAAGGTGCTTGCCGTCATCTGATTAAAGATCGGATGGATATTACTGGTGCCAGATGGAGTCTAGCTGGTGCCGAGGCTGTTTTACGGCTTCGTTCTTTGTATATTAGCGGGGATTGGGATAAGTATTGGCGCTTCCATTTACACCAAGAGCATAAACGCAATCATCTTGCTCTGTATCAAGGTGCAATTCCCTTGATGAAGCGAGTTGCTAAAGCCCGTTGCCCTATTACCCCTTCACCCCTTCCAATACCTGTCTAA
- a CDS encoding helix-turn-helix domain-containing protein produces MGARLRVFLTHKQDKTLLNLRTVDVPQKVKDRAEVVRLNAHGWYVEKIAAHFNWTPQTVREVLHKWQKLGLEGLWELPGRGGKTKYKEEDIVFLEECLKKEPRTYNSLQLVQKLKSEACATTSRSQS; encoded by the coding sequence ATGGGCGCTCGTTTAAGGGTGTTTCTAACTCATAAGCAAGACAAAACTCTATTAAACCTGAGAACTGTGGATGTACCACAGAAAGTCAAAGACCGAGCAGAGGTAGTCAGGTTAAATGCACACGGGTGGTATGTTGAAAAAATAGCTGCTCATTTTAACTGGACTCCACAAACAGTAAGGGAAGTTTTGCATAAATGGCAAAAACTAGGTTTAGAAGGGCTTTGGGAGCTACCAGGTCGAGGGGGAAAAACCAAGTATAAGGAAGAAGATATAGTTTTTTTGGAAGAATGCCTTAAAAAAGAACCCCGTACATACAATAGTCTTCAATTAGTTCAAAAACTTAAGAGCGAAGCTTGCGCGACGACAAGTCGTTCGCAAAGTTGA
- a CDS encoding ExeA family protein, producing the protein MLTEVMEHFRLVREFPKAGYYETEHQKQMFKDIKSAIHSGKLVAITGIIGCGKTTTLRRLFEVLEKEGKILVSKSLSVDKDRATLPTLIAALFYDLSTDKEIKIPKDGEKRERELRDLIRKGKKPVALFVDEAHDLHYSTLTGLKRLIEVVEDGGGTLSVVLAGHPKLKNDLRRPTMEEIGYRSTVFSLEGMVGSQREYIEWLVSECTMVDTPIDEILEVEAIELLATRLRTPLQIEQHLTLALEAAYRVAVKPVTTVIVESVLSKQIDDLEPTLTRHGYDVRGLAEQFNTKPSEIKLLFRGQLDPARSRELQEQMLAAGLPL; encoded by the coding sequence ATGCTTACTGAAGTCATGGAACATTTTCGGTTGGTTAGAGAGTTTCCCAAGGCTGGGTACTACGAGACGGAACACCAAAAGCAAATGTTTAAGGATATTAAATCTGCCATCCATTCAGGGAAGTTGGTTGCCATCACGGGAATTATTGGCTGTGGCAAGACAACTACTTTACGACGTTTATTTGAAGTTTTGGAGAAGGAAGGCAAGATTTTAGTCTCAAAGTCCCTTTCTGTTGATAAAGACCGGGCAACGCTACCAACACTTATTGCTGCCTTATTTTACGATTTATCCACAGACAAGGAAATTAAAATCCCAAAAGACGGCGAAAAACGGGAACGGGAACTGCGCGACCTGATTAGAAAAGGTAAAAAGCCAGTGGCACTGTTTGTTGATGAGGCTCATGACCTACACTACAGTACTTTGACGGGACTCAAACGTTTAATCGAAGTAGTTGAGGATGGTGGTGGCACACTTTCGGTGGTATTAGCTGGTCATCCCAAACTCAAAAATGATTTGCGCCGTCCAACTATGGAAGAAATTGGGTATCGGTCAACGGTTTTTTCCTTGGAGGGCATGGTTGGCAGTCAACGAGAATATATTGAATGGCTGGTATCTGAATGTACTATGGTGGATACTCCCATAGATGAAATCTTGGAGGTAGAAGCTATTGAATTACTGGCTACCCGTCTAAGGACACCACTACAAATCGAACAACATTTGACACTAGCTTTGGAGGCTGCGTACCGAGTCGCTGTTAAACCTGTTACTACGGTGATTGTGGAGTCGGTTTTGTCGAAGCAAATTGACGATTTGGAACCCACCTTAACCCGGCATGGTTACGATGTCAGGGGCTTGGCGGAACAGTTTAATACCAAACCATCTGAAATTAAATTGCTGTTTCGCGGGCAACTTGACCCCGCGCGATCGCGTGAATTACAGGAGCAAATGTTAGCGGCAGGACTGCCACTTTGA
- a CDS encoding ParB/RepB/Spo0J family partition protein, whose translation MSKKDIAYNAKLKHTKPLDLMFGGEDSDFSEQSSVPTTSDFSEQISGNKTSNTIDREQIKLDPNQPRRYFDPKKLEKLAQSIKELGILEPLLVRPLNDGYYELIAGERRFKAAGIAGLSEVPCIVKEMDDETVKQVQLIENLQREDLNAYEETIGILELLALRLKMTQDEVISLLNRIEKANRKKADKVIRHDSKEQTDNVIHHDSKEQADNVIRHDNDESEDDVIRHNDESEDKKADNVTPSKRKKQANNVIRLEEIEIVNKVFASIGRLSAESFRANRLPLLNLPGDIQQALASGTIEYTKARAIARVKSEPERLQLLDKAINQNLSLTQIKEIILGLESSEQKEIPPEKAASQRVANIGKRLKEAKVWDDVKKRRKLEKLLGDIEKLLDEQAC comes from the coding sequence GTGAGCAAGAAAGACATAGCATACAATGCAAAACTCAAACACACCAAGCCGCTTGATTTAATGTTTGGTGGTGAAGATTCTGATTTTTCCGAACAAAGCTCTGTGCCAACAACGTCCGATTTTTCTGAGCAAATCTCAGGAAATAAAACCAGCAATACAATTGATCGAGAGCAAATTAAATTAGACCCAAACCAACCCCGACGGTATTTTGACCCGAAAAAGCTTGAAAAACTCGCCCAGTCCATCAAGGAGCTAGGTATACTCGAACCGTTGCTCGTACGTCCGTTAAATGATGGTTACTACGAACTCATCGCTGGGGAACGTCGCTTCAAAGCCGCAGGAATTGCAGGGCTTTCGGAAGTGCCATGTATCGTCAAGGAAATGGATGACGAGACTGTCAAGCAGGTACAGTTAATCGAAAACCTCCAGCGCGAAGATTTGAACGCATATGAGGAAACTATCGGGATTTTGGAGTTACTAGCGTTGCGGTTGAAAATGACTCAGGATGAGGTAATCAGCCTGCTGAATCGCATCGAAAAAGCCAACCGCAAAAAAGCGGATAAGGTTATTCGCCATGACAGTAAAGAACAAACGGATAATGTTATTCACCATGACAGTAAAGAACAAGCGGATAACGTTATTCGCCATGACAATGATGAGTCAGAGGACGATGTTATTCGCCACAATGATGAGTCAGAGGATAAAAAAGCAGATAACGTTACTCCCTCAAAAAGGAAGAAGCAAGCGAATAATGTTATTCGCCTAGAAGAAATTGAGATAGTAAACAAGGTATTTGCTTCAATTGGCAGGCTTTCCGCCGAATCATTCCGAGCAAATCGCCTCCCCTTATTAAACCTTCCTGGTGATATTCAACAAGCATTGGCATCGGGGACAATCGAGTACACCAAAGCCCGTGCGATCGCACGAGTCAAATCCGAGCCAGAGCGTTTGCAGTTACTCGATAAAGCCATAAATCAAAACCTGTCGTTAACTCAAATCAAAGAGATAATTCTAGGGTTGGAATCATCCGAGCAAAAAGAAATACCACCAGAAAAAGCTGCTAGCCAACGGGTTGCGAATATCGGTAAGCGGCTTAAGGAAGCGAAGGTATGGGATGATGTCAAAAAGCGCAGGAAGTTAGAAAAATTATTGGGTGATATTGAAAAGCTTCTTGATGAACAAGCGTGTTAA
- a CDS encoding ParB/RepB/Spo0J family partition protein, whose protein sequence is MNIILHKVNDSQIGQRREDGYINLTKMAQASNRKLNDYLRLSTAKAFIDKLSADTGIPVSGKNGLVQVHKGGNNKTTQGTWGHPQVAINCGQWCSPEFAVLVSKWVFSWIANAQNPVKENCDGQSPVFDHRSNQFSDVVKAYIESSQALNRAIHTAIHQQTDSLREALKFLDSYNDVTVTVLAAEAKLVEQTCTTSDTVCIDLITLPDEQPRRYFDGQKLEELSHSIKEFGILEPLLVRPLSGGNYELIAGERRLRASQIAGLTSVPVLVREMDDTTTRACRLIENLQREDLNVYEETIGILNLLALQLKTTEDKVISLLNRIEKANRKKADECGSFSKTGNVV, encoded by the coding sequence ATGAACATCATACTTCACAAAGTCAATGATTCGCAGATTGGGCAACGTCGTGAGGATGGCTATATCAATCTCACGAAAATGGCTCAAGCCTCAAACAGAAAACTCAATGATTATTTAAGGCTTAGTACGGCAAAAGCTTTTATAGATAAGCTTTCTGCCGATACGGGAATTCCCGTATCGGGGAAAAATGGGCTTGTTCAAGTGCATAAGGGTGGTAATAATAAAACGACACAAGGTACATGGGGACATCCTCAAGTAGCAATCAATTGTGGTCAATGGTGTAGCCCAGAATTCGCCGTGCTGGTTAGCAAATGGGTTTTTAGTTGGATAGCTAATGCCCAAAATCCAGTTAAAGAAAACTGCGATGGGCAAAGCCCGGTCTTCGACCATCGCTCAAATCAATTTTCTGACGTAGTTAAAGCTTACATTGAAAGTTCACAAGCCCTAAACCGTGCAATTCATACAGCAATCCATCAACAAACCGACTCGCTTCGAGAAGCTTTAAAGTTTTTAGATAGTTACAATGATGTAACTGTCACTGTTTTAGCAGCAGAAGCCAAACTGGTAGAACAAACTTGCACAACCAGCGATACCGTTTGCATTGATTTAATTACACTTCCTGACGAACAACCCCGACGTTACTTTGACGGGCAGAAATTAGAAGAATTATCTCATTCGATTAAGGAGTTTGGCATTTTAGAACCTCTGCTGGTGCGTCCTCTCAGTGGGGGAAATTATGAGTTAATTGCTGGAGAACGACGATTACGTGCATCTCAAATTGCTGGTTTAACCAGTGTACCCGTTCTTGTGCGTGAGATGGACGATACCACCACTCGTGCTTGCCGCTTAATCGAAAACCTCCAACGCGAAGATTTGAATGTCTATGAAGAAACTATTGGGATTTTAAATTTATTGGCGTTGCAGTTAAAGACAACTGAGGATAAAGTAATCAGCCTGCTCAACCGCATAGAAAAAGCCAACCGCAAAAAAGCGGATGAGTGCGGCTCTTTTAGTAAGACAGGAAATGTAGTTTAG